The following are from one region of the Mixophyes fleayi isolate aMixFle1 chromosome 7, aMixFle1.hap1, whole genome shotgun sequence genome:
- the PAQR4 gene encoding progestin and adipoQ receptor family member 4 produces the protein MAFLSGPRLLDWASSPPHLQFNKFVLTGYRPVASGAECLRSLFYLHNELGNIYTHGIPLLGFMFLLPLQIPWRQLAVPWLGVVHYLACVSPQLGSVLYHLFMNHHGGARVYHKLLTLDMCGICLVNTLGALPIIYCTLLCYSSTRSLALLAYSGLSSYVIFCAVGAHSNISRLCSFAWQAFFRFFFFYLRWAGLGFGHPSSLRCYLLMDGLALLGGIINVSRLPERLRPGKFDYWCNSHQIMHVLVVISILYLHWGVTSDLMWISSYPCPLE, from the exons ATGGCGTTTCTGAGTGGCCCAAGGTTACTGGACTGGGCTAGCTCACCCCCACACCTCCAGTTTAATAAGTTTGTGCTGACGGGGTACCGACCTGTGGCCAGTGGAGCGGAGTGCCTGCGGAGCCTCTTCTATCTACATAATGAGCTGGGCAACATCTACACTCATG GGATCCCGCTCCTGGGCTTCATGTTCTTGCTCCCTCTGCAGATCCCTTGGCGCCAGCTCGCTGTACCTTGGCTTGGTGTGGTACATTATCTTGCATGTGTCAGCCCCCAGCTGGGCAGTGTTTTGTATCATCTCTTCATGAACCACCATGGCGGAGCACGGGTCTACCACAAACTCCTCACCCTGGACATGTGTGGCATCTGTCTGGTCAACACTTTGG GTGCTCTtcccatcatatactgtacactactCTGCTATTCCTCCACGCGGAGCCTGGCTCTCTTGGCATACTCTGGCCTGTCCAGTTACGTGATCTTCTGTGCCGTTGGTGCTCACAGCAACATAAGTCGACTCTGCTCATTTGCTTGGCAAGCTTTCTTccgcttcttcttcttctatctACGCTGGGCAGGATTAGGATTCGGGCATCCGTCTTCACTACGCTGCTACCTCCTAATGGATGGTCTGGCCCTACTTGGAGGGATCATCAACGTTTCCCGTCTACCTGAACGCCTACGACCTGGCAAGTTTGACTACTGGTGCAACAGTCACCAAATTATGCACGTCTTGGTGGTGATCAGCATCCTCTATTTACACTGGGGCGTTACCTCTGACCTCATGTGGATAAGCAGCTATCCGTGTCCCCTGGAATGA